In Pyrus communis chromosome 8, drPyrComm1.1, whole genome shotgun sequence, one genomic interval encodes:
- the LOC137742597 gene encoding uncharacterized protein — protein MAIDSGTKEQPHKEHRSRQSGAKAEKKKKPDASQNGNKRNPKAFAYQSAGKAQRLHSRDVEKQQRRLHVPTIDRSYGEPAPYVVLVHGPPKVGKSLLIKSLVKHYTKHNLPEVRGPITIVSGKQRRVQFVECPNDINGMIDAAKFADLALLLIDGSYGFEMETFEFLNILQVHGFPKVMGVLTHLDKFKDVKKLKKTKQHLKHRFWTEIYDGAKLFYLSGLIHGKYVKREIHNLARFISVMKFHPLSWRTAHPYVLVDRFEDVTPPEKVRLNNKCDRNVTLYGYLRGCNMKKGTKIHVAGVGDYSLAGMTGLADPCPLPSAAKKKGLRDKEKLFYAPMSGLGDLLYDKDAVYININDHFVQFSNADEKGEATKQGKPQDVGVALVKSLQNTKYSVDEKLEESFINLFSRKPNLLSNAQSDGIDTVESREQNRMIEPSEEYHSGEAIKGDGSAEESNADDSDGSESESLDKNEAAHKDASDQDATLKDHLKEHVEIHDGRSRRKVIFRNDLDHNNMEDSAEETEEEDDCDNDNNNDTDNQESSGSDSSAEEEDDHETDETGNIAKWKESLVQRASSRQTINLMHLVYGKSTSMPTTSSNEDHNSSSADDESDEDDDFFVPKGEGNKKHGGIEGGNWDVEDCSKFTNYSNIKDWKEEKLREGIRDRFVTGDWSKASQRNQPTVAKDEDDDALYGDFEDLETGEKHGGNHTDDASVGANHKEDDSAKEERRLKKLALRAKFDAQFDGAEPSEEELDDKPEGKFGQDQPKESDYFDKLKDEIELRKQKNIAELDELDEATRLEVEGFRTGTYLRLEVHDVPYEMVEYFDPCHPILVGGIGLGEENVGYMQVRLKRHRWHKKVLKNNDPIIVSIGWRRYQTIPVYAIEDRNGRHRMLKYTPEHMHCLAMFWGPLAPPNTGVVAFQNLSNNQAQFRITATAVVLEFNHASRIVKKLKLVGHPCKIFKNTALVKDMFTSDLEIARFEGAAVRTVSGIRGQVKKAAKEEIGNQPKKMGGQPKEGIARCTFEDKIKMSDIVFLRAWTQVEVPQFYNPLTTSLQPREKTWQGMKTTAELRREHNIPIPVNKDSLYKPIERKLKKFNPLVIPKSLQSALPFSSKPKDIPSRKRPLLENRRAVVMEPHERKVHTLVQHLGLIRNEKIKKRKLKDDKKRKENEAQKAKEEQLSKKRQREERRERYRAQDKMKKKTRRSRED, from the exons ATGGCGATAGACAGCGGAACCAAGGAGCAGCCGCACAAGGAGCACAGGTCCCGGCAGTCCGGCGCCAAAgccgagaagaagaagaagccggaCGCCTCCCAAAACGGCAATAAGCGAAACCCTAAGGCTTTCGCTTACCAATCAGCCGGGAAGGCCCAGCGTCTTCACTCTCGCGACGTCGAGAAGCAGCAGCGCCGCCTTCACGTCCCCACCATCGATCGTTCGTACGGTGAGCCGGCTCCGTATGTCGTTCTGGTTCATGGACCTCCCAAG GTTGGGAAGTCTTTGTTGATTAAGTCGCTTGTGAAGCATTATACCAAGCATAATTTACCGGAGGTTCGAGGCCCGATTACCATTGTTTCAG GGAAGCAAAGGCGGGTACAGTTTGTGGAGTGCCCAAATGATATCAATGGTATGATTGATGCCGCAAAGTTTGCAGATTTAGCATTACTTCTTATAGACGGAAGCTACGGTTTTGAAATG GAAACATTTGAATTCCTGAATATATTACAAGTTCATGGTTTCCCAAAGGTTATGGGAGTTCTTACTCACCTTGACAAGTTTAAAGATgtaaagaaattgaagaaaacaaagCAGCACCTCAAACATCGTTTCTGGACTGAAATATATGATGGAGctaaattgttttatttatctGGTCTCATTCATGGAAA GTATGTCAAACGTGAAATTCACAATCTGGCACGTTTCATATCCGTTATGAAGTTTCATCCTTTATCTTGGAGAACCGCTCATCCTTATGTTTTGGTAGATCGTTTTGAAGATGTCACTCCACCTGAAAAAGTGCGTTTGAATAATAAATGCGATAGAAATGTCACACTGTATGGTTATTTGCGGGGATGTAACATGAAAAAAGGAACAAAG ATACATGTTGCAGGTGTTGGGGATTACAGTTTAGCTGGTATGACAGGATTAGCTGATCCTTGTCCTTTACCCTCAGCTGCCAAAAAGAAGGGACTGCGTGATAAGGAAAAGCTGTTTTATGCACCCATGTCTGGACTTGGGGATCTCCTGTATGATAAAGATGCTgtctatataaacataaatgaCCACTTTGTCCAGTTTTCAAATGCTGATGAAAAGGGTGAAGCAACAAAACAag GAAAGCCCCAAGATGTGGGTGTGGCTTTGGTAAAATCTCTTCAGAACACAAAATATTCAGTTGATGAAAAGTTAGAAGAGAGCTTCATTAATCTATTTAGCCGGAAGCCTAATTTGTTATCGAATGCTCAAAGTGATGGAATAGATACTGTTGAATCTAGAGAACAGAATCGTATGATAGAGCCTTCAGAGGAATATCACTCTGGGGAAGCTATCAAAGGTGATGGTTCCGCTGAAGAAAGCAATGCAGACGATTCTGATGGTTCTGAATCAGAATCTTTAGATAAGAATGAAGCAGCTCATAAAGATGCATCAGATCAAGATGCTACTCTTAAAGATCACTTGAAGGAACATGTTGAGATTCATGATGGAAGGTCAAGGAGAAAAGTTATCTTTAGAAATGACCTTGATCATAACAATATGGAG GATTCAGCTGAAGAgactgaagaagaagatgattgtGATAATGACAACAACAATGATACTGATAATCAGGAATCTTCTGGTTCAGATTCTTCAGCGGAAGAGGAAGATGATCATGAAACAG ATGAGACGGGAAACATTGCAAAGTGGAAAGAATCTTTGGTGCAAAGGGCTTCATCAAGACAAACTATTAACCTTATGCACCTTGTATATGGGAAATCTACGTCAATGCCAACAACTTCTAGCAACGAAGATCACAATAGTAGTAGTGCAGATGATGAaagtgatgaagatgatgacttTTTTGTGCCAAAAGGAGAAGGAAACAAG AAACATGGAGGAATAGAAGGTGGAAACTGGGATGTCGAGGACTGTTCCAAATTCACAAATTATTCAAATATCAAAGACTGGAAAGAGGAAAAGCTTAGAGAGGGTATTCGTGATCGTTTTGTCACTGGTGATTGGTCGAAAGCTTCTCAAAGAAATCAACCCACTGTAGCtaaagatgaagatgatgatgctCTCTATGGTGACTTTGAAGATTTAGAAACAGGTGAGAAGCATGGTGGGAACCATACAGATGACGCAAGCGTTGGTGCAAACCACAAGGAAGATGATTCGGCCAAAGAGGAGAGGAGGCTGAAAAAGCTAGCTCTTCGTGCAAAGTTTGATGCTCA GTTTGATGGAGCTGAGCCATCTGAAGAGGAGCTTGATGATAAACCTGAAGGCAAGTTTGGTCAAGATCAACCCAAAGAAAGTGACTACTTTGACAAG TTGAAGGATGAGATTGAACTTCGGAAGCAAAAGAATATAGCTGAACTCGATGAACTGGATGAGGCCACCCGACTAGAAGTTGAGGGTTTTCGGACAGGGACATACCTACGGCTGGAGGTTCATGATGTTCCTTATGAGATGGTTGAATATTTTGATCCCTGCCATCCTATTTTGGTTGGAGGAATTGGTCTTGGTGAAGAAAATGTCGGATATATGCAG GTCAGGTTAAAGCGGCATAGGTGGCATAAGAAAGTACTTAAGAATAACGATCCCATTATTGTTTCTATTGGGTGGAGGAGATACCAAACAATACCAGTTTATGCTATTGAGGATCGCAATGGAAGGCATCGCATGCTTAAATACACTCCTGAACACATGCATTGCCTTGCAATGTTTTGGGGCCCTCTTGCCCCTCCTAATACTGGTGTGGTTGCTTTCCAGAATTTATCAAACAATCAG GCACAGTTTAGGATCACAGCAACTGCAGTTGTGCTTGAGTTCAACCATGCATCACGAATAgtgaagaaactcaaactagtTGGTCACCCCTGCAAGATTTTCAAGAACACTGCCCTTGTGAAGGATATGTTCACCTCGGATCTTGAAATAGCTCGATTTGAAGGTGCTGCTGTTCGAACTGTCAGTGGAATCCGGGGGCAGGTCAAAAAG GCTGCGAAAGAAGAAATTGGTAACCAACCAAAAAAGATGGGTGGACAACCAAAAGAAGGGATTGCTAGGTGCACCTTCGAGGACAAAATTAAGATGAGTGACATTGTTTTTTTGCGTGCTTGGACTCAAGTTGAAGTTCCCCAATTTTACAACCCATTGACAACATCCCTGCAACCTCGCGAAAAGACCTGGCAAGGGATGAAAACTACTGCTGAGTTGAGGAGAGAACATAATATTCCTATTCCTGTCAATAAAGATTCACTTTACAAG CCAATTGAAAGGAAGCTGAAGAAGTTCAACCCCTTGGTGATTCCCAAGTCACTGCAAAGCGCTCTGccattttcttcaaaacctAAGGATATACCCAGTAGGAAAAGGCCGCTTCTTGAAAATAGAAGAGCTGTTGTCATGGAGCCTCATGAACGTAAAGTTCATACTCTTGTTCAACATCTCGGATTAATACGAAACGAGAAG ATAAAGAAGCGCAAGCTAAAAGATGataaaaagaggaaagaaaatgaaGCGCAGAAAGCCAAAGAAGAGCAATTGTCTAAAAAGCGCCAGAGAGAAGAACGACGGGAGAGGTATCGGGCGCAAgacaaaatgaagaagaaaacgaGGAGAAGCAGAGAGGACTGA